In a genomic window of Venatoribacter cucullus:
- a CDS encoding OmpH family outer membrane protein encodes MRFMIAMLAALFMQAAVAEAGKVGVVDMERALFLSEAAKTSIRQFEKDNQGELDKLKGIEAELVKMKEQIEKEGDVMSNDDRRKLANSYEEKSTEFKFYARKLQQLEQTWKRDFFQTQLPDLERHLKAIIDEGGYDVVLQAGAVIYTAPTADLTKQLLDRLNSKK; translated from the coding sequence ATGCGATTTATGATTGCAATGCTGGCAGCCCTGTTTATGCAGGCGGCCGTGGCCGAGGCCGGCAAAGTTGGGGTAGTGGATATGGAGCGCGCGCTGTTCCTGTCGGAAGCCGCCAAAACCTCCATCCGCCAGTTTGAAAAAGACAACCAGGGCGAGCTGGATAAGCTGAAGGGCATTGAAGCCGAACTGGTCAAAATGAAAGAACAGATCGAAAAAGAAGGCGACGTCATGAGCAATGACGACCGTCGCAAGCTGGCCAACAGCTACGAAGAAAAATCGACCGAGTTCAAGTTTTACGCGCGCAAGCTGCAGCAACTGGAGCAAACCTGGAAGAGAGATTTTTTCCAGACACAATTGCCGGATCTTGAGCGTCATCTGAAAGCAATCATTGATGAAGGCGGTTATGATGTCGTTCTTCAGGCCGGCGCTGTTATTTACACCGCTCCGACTGCCGATCTGACTAAGCAGCTGCTGGATCGTCTTAACAGCAAGAAATAA
- the bamA gene encoding outer membrane protein assembly factor BamA, whose product MRFWLLALVLSGLSAIAQAESFVVADIRLEGLQRVSAGTVFEAFPVSTGERVDSQRLVDASRRLFRSGLFDDVRLLRDGDVLVVQVVELPTITGIEISGNKAIQTDMLLDGLKQSGLAEGLVFKRSTLERIALELERQYVSQGRYDARITTDVERLPRNRVALDIQVEEGSVASIEHINILGNEAFSNDELLKQFQLQTSNFWSWYASDNKYSREKLAADLETLRSWYLDRGYIRFNIESTQVSLSPDKEGVYITINVTEGDIYSVKDIRLAGNLVLEESALRPLVLVKEDDTFSRQMVTYSSELMTKRLGNEGYTFAKVDGVPKINDEDRTVELTFFVEPGKRTYVRSINFTGNESTMDEVLRREMLQMEGGWASTDKIDAGKSRLDQLGFFKTVNVDTPAVPGTDDLIDVNYHVEEQLSGSLNFNIGYAAGSGMILGTSISQNNLFGTGNRMSLGVQKNDYTQSYNFSFLDPYYTIDGVSRGFNLFYRKTDFAELNTVSDYQTNIAGGNITFGYPISYRQRLSFSLGLSNTEMVEGSLVPKEITDFIEREGRDFDEFTLGINWRYNGLNRGLFPTAGTEHKISADIAVPGSDLSWYKMNYTANYYLPLAREWSVRLRTDLGYGDGYGDVEKLPFFKNFRSGGIGSVRGYRSNSLGPRGLSYLIDDIDGVKQPYYYDTDRALGGNILIETSLELIFPLPFLEDRSSVRSVVFFDAGNAFSSECFTPNDPELPQLTEHPFCNSGVDLNELRLSTGVGVTWITAIGPLTFTYSFPLNDEKDDRTEGFEFSLGQVF is encoded by the coding sequence ATGCGTTTCTGGCTGTTGGCGCTGGTCCTGAGTGGTTTGTCTGCGATTGCTCAGGCTGAGTCTTTTGTGGTGGCGGATATCCGTCTGGAAGGGTTACAGCGCGTTTCAGCGGGTACTGTGTTTGAGGCCTTTCCGGTCAGTACTGGTGAGCGGGTCGATTCGCAACGTCTGGTCGACGCCTCGCGTCGGCTGTTCCGCTCGGGTTTGTTTGATGATGTACGCCTGCTGCGCGATGGCGACGTGCTGGTGGTGCAGGTGGTGGAATTGCCCACCATTACCGGCATTGAAATTTCCGGCAACAAAGCCATTCAGACCGACATGCTGCTGGATGGCTTAAAGCAATCCGGGCTGGCGGAAGGGCTGGTATTCAAACGCTCCACGCTGGAGCGGATTGCGCTGGAGCTGGAACGTCAGTATGTGTCACAGGGCCGCTACGATGCCCGCATTACCACCGACGTGGAACGTCTGCCGCGCAACCGGGTAGCACTGGATATTCAGGTGGAAGAAGGCAGCGTCGCCAGTATTGAACACATCAATATTCTGGGTAATGAAGCGTTCAGCAACGACGAGCTGCTGAAACAGTTCCAGCTGCAGACCAGTAATTTCTGGTCCTGGTACGCCAGCGACAACAAATACAGCCGCGAAAAACTGGCTGCCGATCTGGAAACCCTGCGTTCCTGGTATCTCGACCGCGGTTATATCCGTTTCAATATTGAATCCACCCAGGTATCACTGTCGCCCGATAAAGAGGGTGTCTATATCACCATTAACGTGACCGAAGGCGATATTTACAGCGTTAAAGATATTCGTCTGGCCGGTAACCTGGTGCTGGAAGAAAGCGCTCTGCGGCCGCTGGTGCTGGTTAAAGAAGACGATACCTTTTCCCGTCAGATGGTTACCTACAGCAGTGAACTGATGACCAAGCGTCTGGGTAACGAAGGTTATACCTTTGCCAAAGTGGACGGGGTGCCGAAAATCAACGATGAAGACCGCACGGTTGAGCTGACGTTCTTTGTCGAACCCGGTAAACGTACCTATGTGCGCAGCATTAATTTTACCGGCAACGAAAGCACCATGGATGAAGTGCTGCGCCGGGAAATGCTGCAGATGGAAGGCGGCTGGGCCTCGACGGATAAAATCGATGCCGGCAAAAGCCGGCTGGATCAGCTCGGTTTCTTCAAAACCGTCAACGTCGATACGCCGGCCGTACCCGGTACCGATGACCTGATTGATGTGAATTACCACGTGGAAGAACAGCTGAGCGGCAGCCTGAATTTCAACATTGGTTACGCCGCCGGCAGTGGCATGATTCTGGGTACCAGCATCAGTCAGAATAACCTTTTTGGTACCGGTAACCGTATGTCGCTGGGGGTGCAGAAAAACGATTACACCCAGTCGTATAATTTCTCTTTCCTCGACCCTTATTACACCATCGATGGCGTCAGCCGCGGCTTTAACCTGTTTTACCGTAAAACCGACTTTGCCGAGCTGAATACCGTCAGCGATTATCAGACCAATATTGCCGGCGGTAATATCACCTTTGGTTACCCCATTTCATACCGTCAGCGCCTGTCATTTTCGCTGGGGCTGTCCAATACCGAGATGGTGGAAGGTTCGCTGGTGCCGAAAGAAATTACCGATTTTATCGAGCGGGAAGGCCGTGATTTTGACGAATTTACCCTCGGCATTAACTGGCGCTATAACGGCCTGAACCGTGGCCTGTTCCCCACCGCCGGTACGGAACACAAAATCTCTGCCGATATCGCCGTGCCGGGCAGTGACTTGTCCTGGTACAAAATGAACTACACCGCCAACTACTACCTGCCGCTGGCCCGCGAATGGTCCGTACGTCTGCGTACTGATCTGGGTTATGGCGACGGTTATGGTGATGTGGAAAAACTGCCGTTCTTCAAAAACTTCCGTTCCGGTGGTATCGGCTCGGTGCGTGGCTATCGCTCCAATAGCCTGGGGCCACGGGGTTTGTCGTATCTGATTGACGACATTGATGGCGTAAAACAACCCTATTACTACGACACCGACCGGGCGCTGGGTGGTAATATCCTGATTGAAACCAGTCTGGAACTGATTTTCCCACTGCCATTCCTTGAAGATCGCAGCTCAGTGCGTAGTGTGGTGTTCTTTGATGCCGGTAATGCTTTCAGCAGCGAGTGTTTTACACCGAATGATCCGGAGTTGCCGCAATTAACCGAGCATCCGTTCTGCAACAGCGGCGTGGACCTGAACGAACTGCGCCTCAGTACCGGTGTTGGCGTCACCTGGATTACGGCCATTGGTCCCTTGACCTTTACCTACTCATTCCCGCTCAATGACGAGAAAGATGACCGCACCGAAGGGTTTGAATTTTCACTGGGCCAGGTGTTTTAA
- the rseP gene encoding RIP metalloprotease RseP — MLTLLYFILAISLLVVIHEYGHFWVARRCGVRVLRFSVGFGKPLWSFRDRHGTEFAIAPIPLGGFVSMLDEREAPVPEHLQQQAFNRKSPWARIAIASAGPLANFIFAILAYWALFVAGTSGLVPVVGQVKPDSVAQLAGIRSGDEIVAVQQHPTPTWEAVNWQLLNFIGEDADIQLTVTDADGLQRQVWLSVNRWLAGPEVPDPFAALGLEPRQLPIPAIIGEVMPGEAAERAGLQAGDRIVAVNNDPVIDWYDWVERIRPTAGEALAVELERAGKTVTLVLTPGRRTDEQGNHSGFIGAQVAVPEYPAGWVRTSYSGVLEGLQRGWQKTVDLTVFTLDSLWKMLLGDVSVKNLSGPITIAKVAGASAAGGLEAFVGFLALLSVSLAVLNLLPVPVLDGGHILFYAAEILRGKPLPERVQAVAVQVGMFLLLSLMLVAFYNDIGRL, encoded by the coding sequence ATGCTGACACTGTTGTATTTTATTCTGGCCATCAGCCTGCTGGTGGTGATTCACGAATACGGTCATTTCTGGGTGGCGCGCCGCTGTGGCGTGCGCGTGTTGCGTTTTTCCGTTGGCTTTGGCAAGCCACTGTGGTCGTTCCGTGACCGTCACGGCACTGAATTTGCCATTGCTCCTATTCCATTGGGCGGCTTTGTCAGCATGCTCGACGAGCGCGAAGCGCCAGTGCCCGAACATCTGCAGCAGCAGGCATTCAATCGCAAAAGTCCGTGGGCGCGCATCGCCATTGCCAGTGCCGGGCCGCTGGCCAATTTTATATTTGCCATTCTGGCTTACTGGGCTTTATTCGTCGCGGGTACCAGCGGCCTGGTGCCGGTGGTCGGGCAGGTTAAGCCCGATTCGGTGGCGCAGCTGGCGGGTATCCGCAGCGGCGATGAAATTGTGGCGGTGCAGCAGCACCCCACGCCAACCTGGGAAGCGGTGAACTGGCAGTTACTGAATTTTATTGGCGAAGACGCCGACATTCAGCTGACGGTAACAGATGCCGATGGCCTGCAGCGCCAGGTGTGGCTGAGTGTAAACCGCTGGCTGGCCGGCCCGGAAGTGCCGGATCCTTTTGCGGCGCTGGGGCTTGAACCGCGCCAGTTACCTATTCCGGCCATCATCGGTGAGGTGATGCCGGGTGAAGCGGCCGAGCGGGCCGGTTTGCAGGCCGGTGACCGCATTGTGGCTGTGAATAATGACCCCGTTATCGATTGGTACGATTGGGTCGAACGCATTCGTCCGACGGCCGGTGAAGCGTTAGCGGTTGAACTGGAGCGTGCCGGTAAAACGGTCACGCTGGTGCTGACGCCCGGCCGCCGTACCGATGAGCAGGGCAACCACAGTGGTTTTATCGGCGCACAGGTGGCAGTACCCGAATACCCGGCCGGCTGGGTACGCACCAGCTACAGCGGGGTGCTGGAAGGCTTACAGCGTGGCTGGCAGAAAACGGTGGATCTGACGGTCTTTACCCTTGATTCGCTGTGGAAAATGCTGCTGGGTGATGTATCGGTAAAGAACTTGAGTGGCCCTATCACCATTGCTAAAGTAGCCGGCGCTTCGGCCGCCGGCGGGCTGGAAGCCTTTGTTGGCTTTCTGGCGCTGCTCAGTGTGTCGCTGGCGGTGCTGAATCTGTTGCCGGTACCGGTACTGGACGGTGGCCATATTCTGTTTTATGCGGCGGAAATTCTCCGTGGTAAACCTTTGCCCGAGCGTGTACAGGCGGTTGCTGTGCAGGTGGGTATGTTCCTGCTGCTGAGCCTGATGCTGGTGGCTTTTTATAATGATATAGGCCGGCTGTAA